In a genomic window of Salegentibacter salegens:
- the tnpA gene encoding IS66 family insertion sequence element accessory protein TnpA, with protein sequence MDKQASMFEIIKEWEISGLSKKTFCRNHGIAPSKFFYWLKKWKNTKEEAFDGFVKLSPDKADFFQSQYRLRYPNGVQLEVSGIGLGQLSALINL encoded by the coding sequence ATGGATAAGCAAGCCAGTATGTTTGAAATAATCAAGGAATGGGAAATTAGTGGTTTAAGTAAGAAAACTTTCTGCCGTAACCATGGGATAGCCCCCAGTAAGTTTTTTTACTGGTTAAAAAAATGGAAAAACACAAAAGAGGAAGCTTTTGACGGTTTTGTAAAATTATCTCCTGATAAAGCAGATTTTTTCCAATCTCAGTACCGCCTTAGGTATCCTAATGGCGTGCAATTAGAGGTTTCCGGTATTGGTTTGGGTCAATTATCTGCACTGATCAACCTGTAG
- a CDS encoding TPM domain-containing protein — MPQFTKKFNLLFLFFLVFSGVIYAQRDVPPKPSDQTSVYDEADILSSSEESQLEQKLINYADTTSTQIVIATIESLQGEYEGVYAAEWAQEWGIGQNEKDNGLLILVAENDRKIWITTGYGLEEYLTDARSKQIIEQIILPEFRNESYYNGLNAGTTAVFQVLAGTFEGTPQSRNSERSFPLQGVVMLIIFVVIIISFFKRRGGGGRNGGRRSAGDTFLDAIILSSLGRGTFGGGSSGGGFGGGGGFGGGFGGGGFGGGGAGGSW; from the coding sequence ATGCCACAATTCACTAAAAAATTCAACCTATTATTTTTGTTTTTTCTCGTTTTTTCGGGGGTTATATATGCACAGCGCGATGTTCCGCCTAAACCATCAGACCAGACAAGCGTTTATGATGAAGCCGATATCTTGTCTTCTTCGGAAGAAAGTCAGTTAGAACAGAAGTTAATTAACTATGCCGATACGACTTCAACCCAAATTGTAATAGCTACTATAGAATCTTTACAGGGAGAATACGAAGGAGTTTACGCTGCAGAATGGGCTCAAGAATGGGGAATTGGACAAAATGAAAAAGATAACGGACTCTTAATTCTTGTTGCTGAAAATGACCGGAAAATCTGGATAACCACGGGTTATGGACTCGAAGAATACCTGACTGATGCACGAAGTAAACAAATAATAGAACAAATTATTCTTCCTGAATTTAGGAACGAAAGTTATTACAACGGCCTCAATGCTGGCACTACGGCTGTCTTCCAGGTCCTGGCCGGCACTTTTGAAGGCACACCACAATCCCGAAATTCAGAAAGAAGCTTTCCTCTCCAGGGAGTTGTTATGCTTATTATTTTTGTAGTCATTATTATTTCGTTTTTTAAACGGCGTGGTGGCGGTGGCCGCAATGGCGGAAGAAGAAGCGCCGGAGACACTTTTCTAGACGCTATTATCTTAAGCTCTCTAGGACGTGGTACTTTTGGCGGAGGCAGCTCTGGTGGAGGTTTTGGCGGCGGAGGCGGCTTTGGTGGTGGTTTCGGCGGCGGCGGCTTCGGCGGCGGCGGTGCCGGTGGAAGCTGGTAA
- a CDS encoding TonB-dependent receptor has translation MRILLSLALLFLAGNLTAQDFEINGKITGPQGEPLESATVYLEKPADSSLVTYTISNNAGEFQLSGSTEIQELNLLISYAGFKTYAQQVKINSEVNLDVIKLQVADNALDEITITSSRAPVTIKKDTLEFNAASFKTRKDANLEELLKELPGVEVATDGSITVNGTPVSQIKVNGKEFFGDDPKIATKNLPKELINKLQVVDSKTKSEEFTGKEGDAENKTINITIDEDKNRGFFSRLTAGGGTDNRYELSGIGNYFKNDMRVSLLASSNNINSSGFSFDEIYDAMGRNAYSITRSRGGNFSINGSDFGSGNGITKSDNAGFSFVNEWPQETELSSNYFYSRADNRTESRTQRENILPDRRFFNNSESSGNRVNNNHRFNLGFEIQPDTLTRISVRPNINTNNGRSSNQSFTESVAEDGTPINTALTDNNSKVHSVNFSNRLNFTRKFGENGGYYSVGFNNQNNTRSQDNNFFSEREIYNQEGELVNTDIQDQLISEENRDNNYGVDLSTRFPITEALMLDVSYNFDKADGRNERLVYDASDEGDYTLLDDELSNDFKSESFTHRPSLGLVYNDEKLRASLSGGFQSIRLKNEDLFTETSIDNTYENVFANAYFRYSLSQGKSIYFNYSNSWDTPSLTQLQPVTNTINPLNIITGNPDLRPALRHRFYFNFNNFDFKTRSGFYAYLGGNFTDDQVVTRSTVDEDLVRTTTYTNVDGVYSYFGGGNIDKTFELEKESSIKIRGGVYGNYNRNAGFTNEQRFTSKTLNLTPNLGVEYNFRDLVTIEPFYSVEFVDAEYSFNNREENYKNQSISLALTSFWPEKFVIGSDIAYQSIGNASPGFQNSFYLWNASLGYEVFGDNGTLKIKVFDLLDQNIATRRFTGDDFIQDTQELVLEQYFMLSFTYKISKFGGKDPNNKRGR, from the coding sequence ATGAGAATTTTACTTTCACTTGCCTTGCTTTTCCTGGCAGGAAATTTAACCGCCCAGGATTTTGAAATTAATGGTAAAATAACCGGCCCGCAAGGGGAACCGCTGGAATCGGCTACGGTTTATCTTGAGAAACCTGCAGATAGTAGTTTGGTTACTTATACAATTTCAAACAATGCAGGAGAATTTCAACTTTCAGGAAGTACAGAAATTCAGGAATTAAATTTACTTATTTCCTATGCCGGCTTTAAGACTTATGCTCAGCAGGTTAAAATTAATAGCGAAGTAAATCTCGATGTTATAAAATTGCAGGTGGCCGATAATGCTTTAGATGAAATAACTATTACTTCTTCCCGCGCACCGGTAACGATAAAAAAAGATACGCTAGAATTTAACGCGGCTTCTTTTAAAACGCGTAAAGACGCCAATTTAGAAGAATTGCTGAAAGAATTACCAGGAGTAGAAGTGGCTACCGATGGGAGTATTACCGTTAATGGCACCCCGGTTTCACAAATTAAAGTGAACGGAAAAGAATTTTTTGGAGACGATCCTAAAATCGCTACCAAAAACCTGCCTAAGGAGTTAATTAATAAACTTCAGGTTGTAGATAGCAAAACAAAATCTGAAGAGTTTACCGGAAAAGAAGGAGATGCCGAAAACAAAACCATCAATATTACCATAGATGAAGATAAAAACCGCGGATTTTTCTCCAGGCTTACTGCCGGTGGCGGGACCGATAATCGTTATGAATTAAGCGGAATTGGAAATTATTTTAAAAATGATATGCGGGTGAGCCTTTTGGCGAGTTCCAACAACATTAATTCTTCCGGGTTTTCTTTCGATGAAATTTATGACGCGATGGGCCGTAATGCTTATTCCATCACCAGGAGTCGAGGTGGAAATTTCAGCATTAACGGGAGTGATTTTGGATCAGGAAACGGGATTACAAAATCTGATAACGCGGGATTTAGTTTTGTGAACGAATGGCCTCAGGAAACCGAACTTTCATCTAATTATTTTTATAGCCGCGCCGATAACCGTACAGAATCCAGAACCCAAAGAGAGAACATTTTACCAGATAGAAGATTCTTCAATAATTCTGAATCTAGCGGTAACCGGGTTAACAACAATCACCGGTTTAATTTAGGATTTGAGATACAGCCTGATACCTTGACCAGGATTTCAGTTAGGCCTAATATAAACACGAATAATGGCCGTTCTTCTAATCAATCTTTTACCGAATCTGTTGCAGAAGATGGGACTCCCATAAACACCGCTTTAACCGATAATAATTCTAAAGTTCATAGCGTAAACTTCTCTAACCGATTAAATTTTACCCGTAAATTTGGTGAAAATGGTGGGTATTATAGTGTAGGTTTTAATAACCAGAACAACACGCGTTCACAGGATAACAATTTCTTTTCTGAAAGAGAAATTTATAATCAGGAAGGGGAATTGGTGAATACCGATATTCAGGACCAGTTAATTTCCGAAGAAAACAGGGATAATAATTACGGGGTAGATCTAAGTACCCGTTTTCCTATTACCGAAGCATTAATGTTGGATGTAAGTTATAATTTTGATAAAGCAGACGGCCGAAATGAGCGCCTGGTTTATGATGCAAGCGATGAAGGCGATTATACTTTACTGGATGATGAATTGAGTAATGATTTTAAATCTGAATCTTTTACGCATCGGCCAAGTTTAGGTTTGGTTTATAATGATGAAAAATTAAGAGCCAGCCTTTCAGGAGGATTTCAAAGCATCAGGCTAAAAAATGAAGACCTTTTCACAGAAACGAGTATAGATAATACTTATGAAAATGTGTTTGCAAATGCCTATTTCAGGTATAGTTTATCGCAAGGTAAATCTATTTATTTTAATTACAGCAACTCCTGGGACACACCCTCACTTACCCAATTGCAACCCGTAACCAATACGATTAATCCGCTAAATATTATAACTGGTAATCCAGATCTTAGGCCTGCTTTAAGGCACAGGTTTTATTTCAACTTTAATAATTTTGATTTTAAAACGCGATCTGGTTTTTATGCCTATTTAGGCGGAAATTTCACCGATGACCAGGTAGTAACAAGAAGTACGGTAGATGAAGATTTAGTGCGAACCACAACATATACCAACGTAGATGGTGTTTACAGCTATTTTGGTGGTGGAAATATTGATAAAACCTTTGAACTGGAAAAAGAAAGCTCTATTAAAATTCGAGGAGGAGTGTATGGAAATTACAATAGAAATGCTGGGTTTACAAACGAGCAACGTTTTACTTCTAAAACTTTAAACCTAACTCCTAATTTAGGAGTGGAATATAATTTCAGGGATTTGGTGACTATAGAACCTTTTTATAGCGTTGAATTTGTAGATGCTGAATACAGCTTTAATAACAGGGAGGAAAATTATAAGAACCAGAGTATCTCCCTGGCGCTTACTTCATTTTGGCCAGAGAAATTTGTAATAGGAAGTGATATTGCTTACCAATCTATTGGGAACGCATCCCCGGGATTTCAAAATTCATTCTACTTATGGAATGCCAGTTTGGGATATGAAGTTTTTGGAGATAATGGAACGCTAAAAATAAAAGTATTTGACTTGCTGGATCAAAATATAGCAACCCGAAGATTCACAGGAGACGATTTTATCCAGGATACACAAGAGCTTGTTTTAGAACAATATTTTATGCTGAGCTTTACCTATAAAATCAGCAAGTTTGGTGGAAAAGATCCTAATAATAAGAGAGGAAGGTAG
- a CDS encoding TPM domain-containing protein, which produces MSKVEDFLSKRDEEEIIEAIRTAESHTSGEVRVHLEKTTGEMDIFDRAMEVFHMLKMDNTKHDNGVLIYVAVEDHNFVIYGDKGINDVVPDDFWESTKDAIVEKFKKGEFKQGLVNGILTAGQQLKKHFPYSDDTRDELSNEISKG; this is translated from the coding sequence ATGAGCAAAGTTGAAGATTTTTTAAGCAAAAGAGACGAAGAAGAGATTATTGAAGCCATTAGAACAGCAGAGAGTCATACTTCCGGCGAAGTAAGAGTTCACTTGGAAAAAACCACCGGCGAGATGGATATTTTTGATCGCGCCATGGAAGTTTTTCATATGCTGAAAATGGATAATACCAAGCACGATAATGGAGTGCTTATTTATGTTGCCGTAGAAGATCACAATTTTGTGATCTATGGCGATAAAGGTATTAATGATGTAGTCCCAGATGATTTTTGGGAAAGCACCAAAGATGCTATTGTAGAAAAGTTTAAAAAAGGAGAATTTAAGCAAGGTTTGGTAAACGGTATTTTAACCGCCGGCCAGCAACTTAAAAAACACTTCCCGTATAGCGATGATACACGGGACGAACTCTCCAACGAAATTTCAAAAGGATAA
- the alaS gene encoding alanine--tRNA ligase gives MKSQEIRSQFLEFFKSKSHKIVPSAPMVLKDDPTLMFTNAGMVQFKEYFLGNSEPSSSRITDSQKCLRVSGKHNDLEEVGMDTYHHTMFEMLGNWSFGDYFKEEAINWAWELLTEVFKITPENLYVSVFEGSKEDKLGLDTEALDLWKKIVPEDRIVYGDKKDNFWEMGDQGPCGPCSEIHIDIRSEAEKAKKPGKELVNEDHPQVVEIWNLVFMQYNRKADGSLVELPAKHIDTGMGFERLCMVLQGTQSNYDTDVFTPLISELEKITNSTYGKSEKTDIATRVIADHVRAVTFSIADGQLPSNTGAGYVIRRILRRAIRYGFTFLDTKEPFIYKLVGVLSKQMGEAFPELKSQKTLCENVIREEEQSFLRTLDQGLILLENIIFETKGKTVSGKKAFELYDTFGFPIDLTALILRERGFDLDQKEFEVQLKEQKDRSRAATQVTAGDWEEINPVNAEAFVGYDNLEAETQIARYRKVESKKGALYQIVLTQTPFYPEGGGQVGDKGFLTDIENNKIEITDTKKENNLIVHFAKSLPKNPKDKFKAVVNSKNRAATAANHTATHLLHQALREVLGTHVEQKGSLVKGDYLRFDFSHFSKVNKEELEQVEKLVNQRINEQLPLEEQRSISFKEAVNQGALALFGEKYGDAVRAIRFGESMELCGGIHVKNTSEIWHFKITSEGAVASGIRRIEAITGEAVKDYFANQDEVLEQIKAELKNAKDPVKAVNTLQEENAALKKQVEVLLRDKAKNMKTELRSEISEINGVNFLAKKVDLDAGGIKDLAFQLGEEFENLFLLFGTEHNGKALLSCYISKDLAKQKDLHAGKIVKDLGKYIQGGGGGQPFFATAGGKKPEGIYEALQEAQAYLK, from the coding sequence ATGAAATCTCAGGAAATAAGAAGCCAGTTTTTAGAATTTTTTAAGTCCAAATCTCATAAAATCGTTCCTTCTGCGCCTATGGTGTTAAAAGACGATCCCACCCTTATGTTCACCAATGCGGGGATGGTTCAGTTTAAGGAGTATTTTTTAGGTAATAGCGAACCATCAAGTTCCCGAATTACCGATAGCCAAAAATGTCTTCGCGTAAGCGGAAAGCATAACGATTTGGAAGAAGTGGGAATGGATACTTACCATCACACGATGTTCGAGATGTTGGGAAACTGGAGTTTTGGCGATTATTTTAAAGAGGAAGCCATAAACTGGGCCTGGGAATTACTTACTGAAGTTTTTAAAATTACTCCTGAAAATCTTTACGTTTCTGTTTTTGAAGGAAGCAAAGAGGATAAATTAGGCTTAGATACCGAAGCATTAGATCTTTGGAAAAAGATTGTTCCTGAAGATCGTATTGTTTATGGCGATAAAAAAGATAATTTTTGGGAAATGGGCGACCAGGGACCTTGCGGACCTTGTTCTGAAATTCATATAGATATTCGTTCTGAAGCTGAAAAAGCCAAGAAACCCGGAAAAGAATTGGTGAATGAAGATCACCCACAAGTGGTGGAGATCTGGAACCTGGTTTTTATGCAATATAACCGAAAAGCCGATGGTTCGCTGGTAGAATTGCCAGCAAAACATATAGATACCGGGATGGGTTTTGAACGTCTTTGTATGGTTTTACAGGGAACACAATCTAATTATGATACCGATGTATTTACGCCGCTAATTTCTGAACTTGAAAAAATAACAAATTCCACCTACGGAAAATCTGAAAAAACCGATATCGCAACCCGGGTAATTGCAGATCACGTAAGAGCGGTAACTTTTTCTATTGCCGATGGGCAACTGCCTTCAAATACCGGTGCCGGTTATGTGATTAGAAGAATTTTAAGACGCGCCATTCGCTACGGATTTACATTTTTAGATACCAAAGAGCCGTTTATTTATAAGTTGGTAGGAGTGCTAAGCAAGCAAATGGGGGAAGCATTTCCTGAACTTAAATCTCAAAAAACTTTATGCGAAAATGTGATTAGGGAAGAAGAGCAATCTTTCTTAAGAACATTAGATCAGGGCTTGATTTTATTGGAAAATATAATTTTTGAAACTAAAGGGAAAACTGTTTCGGGGAAGAAAGCTTTTGAGCTTTACGATACTTTTGGTTTTCCTATAGATTTAACCGCGCTTATTTTACGCGAACGCGGATTTGATCTTGATCAAAAGGAATTTGAAGTTCAGCTTAAAGAGCAAAAAGACAGGTCTCGTGCAGCCACCCAGGTTACTGCCGGAGACTGGGAAGAAATAAATCCAGTAAATGCAGAAGCATTTGTGGGTTACGATAATTTAGAAGCTGAAACTCAAATTGCCCGATACCGAAAAGTGGAAAGCAAAAAAGGTGCATTATATCAAATTGTGCTTACACAAACCCCGTTTTATCCTGAAGGTGGTGGACAGGTTGGAGATAAAGGTTTTCTTACAGATATTGAAAACAATAAGATTGAAATCACCGACACTAAAAAGGAGAATAACTTAATTGTTCATTTTGCTAAATCGCTCCCTAAGAATCCAAAAGATAAATTTAAGGCAGTTGTAAACTCGAAAAATCGTGCAGCTACCGCGGCTAATCATACAGCCACGCACTTATTGCACCAGGCGCTTCGGGAAGTTTTGGGAACTCACGTAGAACAAAAAGGTTCTCTGGTTAAAGGAGATTACTTGCGTTTTGATTTTTCGCACTTCAGCAAAGTAAATAAAGAGGAATTAGAGCAGGTTGAAAAACTGGTAAATCAGCGAATCAATGAACAATTACCTTTAGAAGAGCAACGAAGTATTTCGTTTAAGGAAGCTGTGAACCAGGGCGCTCTGGCGCTTTTTGGTGAAAAATACGGGGATGCTGTTCGCGCCATTCGTTTTGGAGAATCTATGGAGCTTTGCGGGGGAATCCACGTAAAGAATACTTCCGAAATATGGCATTTTAAAATTACCTCGGAAGGTGCCGTAGCTTCAGGAATTAGAAGGATTGAAGCAATTACCGGGGAAGCAGTTAAAGATTATTTTGCTAACCAGGATGAGGTTTTGGAGCAAATAAAAGCCGAATTGAAAAATGCAAAAGACCCGGTAAAAGCGGTGAATACTTTGCAGGAAGAAAACGCAGCTTTAAAAAAGCAGGTTGAAGTTTTATTAAGAGATAAAGCTAAAAACATGAAAACCGAATTAAGGTCTGAAATTTCTGAAATAAACGGAGTGAATTTTCTTGCGAAAAAAGTTGATCTTGATGCCGGCGGCATAAAAGACCTTGCATTCCAGTTGGGAGAAGAGTTTGAAAACCTATTTTTATTATTCGGAACCGAGCATAATGGAAAGGCTCTTTTGAGCTGCTATATTTCTAAAGATTTGGCTAAACAAAAAGATTTGCACGCGGGGAAAATTGTAAAAGACCTTGGTAAATATATCCAGGGCGGTGGCGGTGGCCAGCCGTTTTTCGCAACTGCCGGTGGTAAAAAGCCGGAAGGAATTTATGAGGCTTTGCAAGAAGCACAGGCCTATTTAAAATAA
- a CDS encoding LemA family protein: MKKWLIPVIVIVVLGIIVYSLTAGVNNTAVEYEEGVIKNWADVENAYQRRSDLIPNLVNTVEGSADFERGTLTDVIEARAKATSVNVDAGNLDPQQIQQFQQAQGGLSSALSRLLVSVERYPDIKSNQNFLQLQSQLEGTENRISVARNRYNEAVRQYNTYIRKFPNNIFAGMFGFERKPAFEAEEGAENAPDVEFDF, from the coding sequence ATGAAAAAATGGTTAATCCCAGTAATAGTAATCGTAGTTCTTGGCATTATTGTTTACAGTCTTACCGCAGGAGTAAATAACACCGCGGTAGAATATGAAGAAGGAGTTATAAAGAATTGGGCCGATGTTGAAAATGCTTATCAGCGAAGAAGTGATCTTATCCCGAATTTGGTGAATACCGTAGAAGGTTCAGCCGATTTTGAGCGTGGAACTTTAACTGATGTTATTGAAGCGCGCGCCAAAGCAACTTCTGTAAATGTTGATGCCGGAAATTTAGATCCGCAGCAAATTCAGCAATTCCAACAGGCGCAAGGCGGATTATCTTCAGCATTATCAAGGCTTTTAGTCTCTGTTGAAAGATATCCCGATATTAAATCGAATCAGAACTTCCTTCAATTACAATCGCAATTAGAAGGAACAGAAAACCGAATAAGTGTTGCGAGAAATCGCTATAATGAAGCCGTGAGACAATACAACACTTATATTAGAAAATTCCCGAATAATATTTTTGCCGGAATGTTCGGTTTTGAAAGAAAACCAGCTTTTGAAGCAGAAGAAGGTGCAGAGAACGCCCCAGATGTTGAATTTGATTTTTAA
- a CDS encoding M23 family metallopeptidase encodes MSKVKYYYDSDTQSYRKIERRKGRRIGIVLLSILGSFLAGFLLLVIYLNIPQIVTPKEKALKRELQNMELQYGLLNKKMGQIQNVLANIEDRDNNIYRVYFEANPIPEEQRRAGFGGINRYKDLEGFDNSKLIIETSKRMDILTKQLVVQSKSLDEIAALAKEKESLLSSVPAIQPVKNEDLSRIASGYGWRTDPFTKVRKFHHGMDFSAPRGTPVYATGNGRVERADNRSTGYGNHIRVDHGYGYTSLYAHLYKYNVRVGQRVQRGDIIGYVGSTGRSQGPHLHYEIFKDDNRINPINFYYGNLSPEEFDKVLEKAQQENQSLD; translated from the coding sequence ATGTCGAAGGTTAAATATTATTACGATAGCGACACGCAATCCTATAGAAAAATAGAGCGCCGAAAAGGCCGCCGCATAGGGATTGTACTGCTTAGTATCTTAGGATCTTTCCTTGCCGGTTTTCTATTACTGGTAATTTATTTAAATATTCCGCAGATTGTAACTCCAAAAGAAAAAGCCTTAAAACGCGAACTTCAAAATATGGAATTGCAATATGGTTTATTGAATAAAAAAATGGGTCAAATCCAGAATGTTCTTGCTAATATTGAAGATCGCGATAATAATATTTACCGGGTTTATTTTGAAGCTAACCCAATTCCTGAAGAGCAAAGACGCGCAGGTTTTGGCGGTATTAACCGCTATAAAGACCTGGAAGGTTTTGATAATTCTAAACTGATTATTGAGACTAGCAAGCGAATGGATATTCTTACCAAGCAGCTGGTGGTACAATCTAAATCTCTTGATGAAATTGCCGCATTGGCAAAGGAAAAAGAGAGCCTGTTATCCTCCGTACCTGCTATACAGCCGGTAAAAAACGAAGATCTTAGTAGAATTGCTTCCGGTTACGGTTGGAGAACCGACCCGTTTACCAAAGTGAGAAAATTTCATCACGGAATGGACTTTAGCGCCCCTCGTGGTACGCCGGTTTATGCCACGGGAAATGGCAGAGTTGAAAGAGCAGACAATCGCTCTACCGGTTATGGAAATCACATAAGAGTAGATCACGGTTATGGCTATACCAGCCTTTACGCTCATTTATATAAATATAATGTGCGAGTGGGACAACGAGTTCAACGCGGCGATATTATTGGTTACGTGGGAAGCACGGGAAGGTCCCAGGGGCCACATTTGCATTATGAGATCTTTAAAGATGACAACCGAATTAACCCTATTAATTTTTATTACGGAAACCTTTCGCCAGAAGAATTTGATAAAGTTCTGGAAAAAGCGCAACAAGAAAACCAATCCCTGGATTAA
- a CDS encoding DUF4230 domain-containing protein translates to MRNFLIGAILVLLVVFGIRYCENRNNERDQLEESTALLQQQIKNVGKLVVTEGTFSQVYSYKDSKKFYLDVFSARKKALIVVNAKATVAYDLSKLRTEIDEENKIVRITYIPKEEISINPDIKYYDVTQDYLNQFDAEDHNKIRTRIEKSIRKKVDASSLKSNAQNRLISELQKIYILTSSMGWTLQYNVSKRLSTSFVNFR, encoded by the coding sequence ATGAGAAATTTCCTTATAGGAGCTATTTTGGTATTGCTTGTTGTTTTTGGAATTCGCTATTGTGAAAATAGAAATAATGAAAGAGACCAGTTAGAAGAAAGCACAGCCCTGCTTCAGCAGCAAATTAAAAATGTTGGGAAACTGGTAGTGACTGAAGGAACTTTCTCGCAGGTTTATTCTTACAAGGACTCTAAGAAATTCTATTTAGATGTTTTTTCGGCTAGAAAAAAAGCATTAATCGTAGTTAATGCAAAGGCAACGGTGGCCTACGATTTAAGTAAACTCCGAACCGAAATTGATGAAGAAAATAAAATTGTTCGTATTACTTATATTCCTAAAGAAGAAATTTCTATAAATCCCGATATAAAATATTACGATGTTACCCAGGATTATTTAAACCAGTTTGACGCTGAGGACCATAACAAAATAAGAACCCGTATAGAAAAATCTATCAGAAAAAAAGTAGATGCTTCTTCGCTGAAATCAAATGCACAAAACAGACTGATTAGCGAATTACAAAAAATCTATATTCTAACCAGTTCTATGGGATGGACGCTTCAGTACAATGTATCCAAACGGCTAAGTACATCTTTTGTAAACTTCAGATAA
- a CDS encoding MerR family transcriptional regulator, which produces MHLNLPEKRYYGIGEVAEAFKVNTSLIRFWEKEFDVIQPKKNAKGNRKFTPEDIKNLELIYHLVKERGFTLEGAKTHLKEEKHKTLSNFEIIRKLEGVKAKLINLKNQL; this is translated from the coding sequence ATGCATCTTAATTTACCAGAAAAAAGATATTACGGCATTGGCGAAGTAGCAGAAGCCTTTAAGGTAAACACCTCCTTAATTAGGTTTTGGGAAAAGGAATTCGATGTAATTCAGCCTAAAAAAAATGCTAAGGGAAATCGTAAATTCACACCCGAGGATATTAAGAATTTAGAGCTTATTTATCACCTGGTAAAAGAGCGCGGTTTCACCCTGGAAGGTGCAAAAACACATTTAAAAGAAGAAAAACACAAAACCCTTAGCAACTTCGAAATAATTCGTAAGTTGGAAGGAGTAAAAGCAAAACTAATCAATCTTAAAAATCAGTTGTAG
- a CDS encoding GSCFA domain-containing protein: protein MEFRTKIPIKEAEPKIDYESKVFLIGSCFVENIGKKLDFYKLQNFQNPFGILFHPLAIAKFFQKLNEEKLYTEKDIFQHQERWHCFDAHSSLSHPDAEVLLKNLNSALNNAREFLQQSSHLVITLGTAWSYFHLENEKTVANCHKIPQKEFRKELQPVGEIEVSLNNIIVFLQEINPEITVIFTVSPVRHLKDGFIENQRSKAHLISAVHNILERNLGVKGLYFPSYELMMDELRDYRFYAEDMLHPSPAAIDYIWKRFIETWFSEASFSVLNEVENIQKGLAHRPFNPKSDAHQHFLEKLNSKVLTLQNRYPHIQF, encoded by the coding sequence ATGGAATTCAGGACCAAGATACCTATAAAAGAGGCTGAACCTAAGATAGATTACGAATCTAAGGTCTTTCTTATTGGTTCCTGTTTTGTAGAGAATATCGGAAAAAAACTGGATTTCTATAAACTGCAAAATTTCCAGAATCCCTTCGGAATTCTATTCCATCCATTAGCTATTGCAAAGTTTTTTCAGAAGCTTAATGAAGAAAAGCTATATACTGAAAAAGATATTTTTCAGCACCAGGAGCGTTGGCATTGTTTTGATGCACATTCTTCGTTAAGTCATCCAGACGCTGAGGTTTTGCTAAAAAACCTAAATTCAGCATTAAATAACGCCCGCGAGTTTCTTCAGCAAAGTTCACATTTGGTGATTACTTTAGGCACTGCCTGGAGTTATTTTCATTTGGAAAACGAAAAAACGGTAGCCAATTGTCATAAAATTCCGCAGAAGGAATTTAGAAAGGAACTACAACCAGTTGGGGAAATAGAGGTTTCATTGAATAATATTATAGTATTCCTGCAGGAAATAAATCCTGAAATTACGGTAATTTTTACGGTTTCTCCAGTTCGGCATCTCAAAGACGGATTTATTGAAAATCAACGAAGCAAGGCGCATTTAATTAGCGCTGTTCATAATATATTAGAAAGGAATTTAGGGGTTAAAGGGCTTTATTTCCCTTCCTACGAATTGATGATGGACGAACTTCGGGACTATCGGTTTTATGCTGAAGATATGTTGCACCCTTCTCCAGCAGCCATAGATTATATTTGGAAACGATTTATAGAAACCTGGTTTTCAGAAGCTTCCTTTTCGGTTTTAAATGAGGTGGAAAATATTCAAAAAGGATTAGCACATCGCCCATTTAATCCTAAATCTGATGCACATCAACACTTCCTGGAAAAATTGAATTCTAAAGTTTTAACTCTTCAAAACCGCTATCCCCACATTCAGTTCTAA